Part of the Paenibacillus aurantius genome, CTCTTAAATCAGGCGGACGGATCAGGCAATCCGCCGGCGACCGGGTTCTCGATCTCTTCATCTACGTGTGGCTGATCTTCGTCGCCATGCTGGTGCTGTATCCGCTCGTCTATGTATTCAGCGCTTCCATCAGCAATCCCGAGCACGTCGTGACGGGCAAAATGTGGCTCATTCCGATGGATTTCACCTCCGTCGGGTACACCAAACTGCTTCAGGACAAGGATGTGCTGCTGGGCTACCGGAACACGCTGTTCTACGTCTCGGCCGGTACCCTCGTCAACGTGGTCATGACGGTATTGGCTGCTTACCCGCTGTCGCGCCGAGATTTCGTCGGCCGAGGGGCCATCACCGCGTTCTTTGCTTTCACCTTGTTCTTCAGCGGAGGCCTGATCCCAACCTATCTGCTGATCAAGAGCTTACATATGGTCAACACCTTCTGGGCGATCATCATCCCTACGGCCGTATCGGTGCTGAATATTGTCATCATGAGAACCTCTCTCGAGCATGGGATTCCGAATGAGCTTATCGAGTCCGCCTCGATGGACGGCTGCGGCGACCTTCGGATGCTTTTCCGGATCGTGCTTCCCTTGTCCCTGCCCATTCTGGCTGTTATGGTGCTTTATTACGCCGTCTGGAACTGGAACACCTACTTCAATGCCATGATCTACTTGAACGACCGGGAGAAATTCCCCCTTCAGCTGTTCCTGCGGGATATTCTCGTCCGGGGAGAATTTAACGAGCTGCAGACGGGCGAATTCTCCATCCAGCGGGTGCTGGAAGGGGAAACGATCAAATATGCCATGGTTATCGTGGCGAATCTGCCTATGCTGCTTCTCTATCCGTTCCTGCAGAAGTACTTCGTCAAAGGGGTTCTCATCGGTGCCATTAAGGGATAACCCATCCCTTATTCACAATATTCTTTGAATTATGGGAGGTCTTGGGGTATGAAAGCAAGAAAAGCGTTGCCGCCGGTTCTGGCTGCGGTGATGGCGGCCAGTTTGGCGGCCGGGTGCTCGGACAAGGGCGGAGAGGCGGGAGCCACTCCGAAAACGGGAGAGAGAGCCAAGGATGTCAATACGACGGGATTCCCGATCGTCAAGGAGCCGATCAAGCTGACGGTCTTCGCCGCAAGGGCGGACTCGGCTCCCGTCAATTGGAACGAAGTGGAGATCTGGAAGGAATACGCGAAGATGACCAACGTCACGGTCGACTGGCAGCTCTCTCCCGCGTCCGACGCGGCCGCTCTGACCCAGAAGCGGAATGTCCTTATGGCCAGCGGAGATCTGCCGGATTTCTTCCACACGGCGAGGTTCTCGACCACGGATATCGCCAACTACGGCAGCCAGGGCCTGCTCATTCCGCTTAACGATCTGATCGACAAGTACGCCCCGAATGTCAAAAAGCTGTTCGAAACCAACCCGGAGGTGAAGAAGGGATTGACGATGCCGGACGGCAAAATCTATTCCCTTCCGACCTTCTACGACCCTTCCTTCCGCTCGGTCGTCATCGGCTCCGAATTCTGGATCAACAAGAAGTTCCTCGATGCTCTCGGCATGAAAGAGCCGACGACAACCGAGGAGTATTATCAATACTTGAAGGCGGTCAAAACCCAGGATCCGAACAAGAACGGCAAGAATGATGAAATTCCTTTCGCGGCTAGCGGTGTGCTGGGCGGAATCGGCATTGTGGATGCGCTTAAGGGAGCCTGGGGACTGGGCAACCACGGCAATACCCACGGCCGGGTGGATATGGATCCCAAGACGAACAAGCTCCGCTTCGAGCCGGCCGACCCGGGCTATAAGGAGCTCCTGGAATACTTGAACCGGCTGTATAAGGAAGATCTGTTCATTCCGGATATCATGACGATCAAAGGGCCGGAAATGCTCGCCAAAGGGAAGGAAGGGCTGTACGGTTCCTTCGTCCACATTAACGAGAAGTCGAGCTTCGGCACCGACACGAACAGCTATGTCGGCATGACGGCCCTGAAGGGTCCTCACGGGGACCAGGTATTCTCCCGCGCCCGCTCTCCGCTGATCGACATTGGCGCCTTCGCCATCTCCAACAAGAACAAATACCCGGAAGCGACGATTCGCTGGGTCGATTACTTCTACAGCGAAGAAGGCAGCAAGATGTTCTTCATGGGCATCAAGGACAAGAGCTACGTGGAGAAGCCGGACGGCACGCTCGATTACAGCGACGAGCTCAAGAAGGACAAAGAAGCCCAGAAGAAATACGTCACGTTCGCAGGCGGTTTCTATCCGGCCATGCTGACCAAGAAAACGTATTTCGGCGGCGAAAGCTTCCCGGAGAACCAGGAAGCCGTGAAGAAGATCGATCCTTACTACCCGAAGGAAGTATGGCCGGCCTTCACGTATACCCAAGAAGAATTGGCCCGGTTTACTCCGCTGACGAACGACATCAACAAGTACGTGGATGAGATGACCGTAAAATTCATCATGGGCAACGCTCCGTTCTCCGAGTGGGACAATTATCTGGCTACGCTTAAGAAGATGGGGCTGGACGATTACATGAAAATTTACACGGCCGCCTACGAACGCTACAAAAAGTAACGCTCCAACGGAATGACCATCCGCCGGAAGCCCCTTAGGACCTGCAGCCGCATTATCCAAAACCATTTAGGAGGAATCATGCCCTTATGCTGCGCAAACCCTTAAGCGTACTGTCGTCCGCCGTCCTTCTGGCCGCTCTGCTTGCCCCGGTTACGAAGGCGGATACCTCGCCGGATTTCTCGGTCTGGGTACCGACCAATTCCGAGAAAGTGCTGCGCGATCAAGCCTTCCCGGCCGGGGCCGAGGCGGGCTCCCAGCACCTGGAGATGGGAGCCGCCCGCAACGAATACGAGAGCGGGCAGGTCATCGTAAAAGCGGGAGACACTCCGCTTCGGAAGCTGCAAGTATCGGTAAGCGAGCTTAAACAAACGAACGGCAGCGCCAAAATCCGAAGCGAAGACATCCAGCTGTTCCGGGAGCATTATATCCAGGTGACCAAGCCGACCACCGGGGCTTTCCCGGCCGGCTGGTACCCGGACGCCTTGATCCCGCTGGACGGATTTCTGGATGTGCCCGCCAACCAGAACCAAGGCATTTGGATCAAGGTCAAAGTCCCGAAGGGACAGGAGCCGGGAGACTATACCGGGACCGTGACGCTTCACGAAACGGGCAACCCGATCGTGATTCCCGTCCGGCTGACGGTATGGGATTTCGAGCTTACGGATGAGAGTCACTCCGAGACGGCCTTCACGCTATGGGGGGATCAGATCTCCTATGCCCATAACGGGGTGCAGGGGGAGGAGTTCTGGAAGCTCCTCGACAAGTACTACTGGGCTTCCGTTGACAGCCGCATCGTCCCAAGCTATCTGCCGGTCCCAACGGGAGACATCGACCAGTTCATCCAGCTGGCCGAACCGTATATCCTCAATCCGAAGGTAACCTCCTACCGGCTTCCGCTGTATCTGGATGCCCAGAGCCAGCCGGATTGGGCCAAAACAAAGCTTCTCGTCGACCGGCTGCGGGAGAAAGGGCTTCTCGCGAAGGCGTTCTTCTACCTGGGCGGGCAAATCGATGAGCCGGCTCCCGCCGTTTTCCCGAAAGTCCGGGACTATGCCCAGAAGATGAAGGAAATCGCGCCGGACGTCCGCCACTTCGTTACGACGCAGCCTACGGATGAGCTTGTTCCCGATGTGAACAACTGGATCGCCCTGATCAACAAATACGACAAGGATTACGCGCAGGAAAGGCAGGCGGCGGGAGATCACGTCTGGTGGTACACTAGTGTGAATCCGAAGCATCCGTTTCCGTCCTATCATATTGACGATGAGCTGCTGAGCGCCCGGCTGCTTTCGTGGATGCAGAAGGATTACGGCGTGGAAGGCAATCTCTTCTGGTCCACGACCATCTTCAAGAAATACGACGGCAAGCAGTACGTGCCGAGAGACGTCTGGACGGATCCTTTGGCTTTTCCGGGTGCAAACGGGGACGGGTATCTGTTCTACCCGGGAACGCAGCTAGGTATAGACGGACCGGTCGGCACCATCCGTCTGGAAGCCATCCGGGAAGGGATGGAGGACTATGAATACCTGTGGCAGCTGGAGCAGCACATCAAAGAAACGGCCGCTCGTCTTGGCGTAAAGGATTATCCGGTGCACGATTCTCTGCAGTTCTACTACGACCGCCTGTACAAGAACATTCGGAGCTTTGCGGACGATCCGGCTAATCTTCTGGACGTCCGTGCAGACGTTGCAGAGGAAATCACCTCCACGGACAAAGGTCCTCTCGCTCTGGTTGGAGTGACGGGCACCGGCGGAACCCGGCAGCTGACCATCCATACCGAGCCGGGGGCGGAAGTACGGCTGGGAGACCGGGTGCTGGCCCCTTCGGAGAAGGGCGCTTCCTATGACAAGTTCACAGCAGAGGTAGCCGTCCACAACGGGCCGAATGAAGCAGTTCTCACCATAACCCGTGACGGAGTGTCCCGTACCCTAACCAAAATCATTCAGGTTAACGGGGAGGAGCCGACGGTTCCCGTTGTTTTCCAAAATGCCGAAACGCCGGCGGATCTTCAGAAGCTGACCTCGTCCACCGTCAACTTAAGCCTGTCTGATGAATATGTGACCAACGGACAGCATTCCTTGAAGGCGGAGTTCCGAGGGGGAGTGAAATTTCCCAACTTCCGTCTGATGGACGCAGGCAAAGGGATCCCGACAGGGGATTGGTCTCCGTATAAAGCCCTGGAATTCGATGTCCATAACGTAGGAGAGACGGCCAATTTCTATGTGAAATTCCATCAGACGAACGGGAAGACGGATGATACGTTCATCCAGTTTGTCCGGCCGGACCGGAGCAAAACCGTTCACATTGATCTGTCCGATATTGCCCTGGATTTGACGCAGATGAAGGGAATCGAGATCTGGATGTGGCAGCAGCCTGCGGCCAAGGTGCTCTATTTCGATAACTTCCGGTTTCTAACTACCGCATCGGGGACATAAGCTTGGCTTGTGCACGCTGAAAAGAAAAGGAGAGGTTAAGCCATGCGGTTTACTTTTCTCGGGACAGGGGCGGCAGAGGGGATTCCCTCTCCGTTCTGCTCCTGCCCTGCCTGTACCGACGCCCGGTTAACGGGAGGTAAGAATGTGCGGAGGAGGCAGAGTGTTCTCATAAACGACGATCTGCTGGTTGATCTGGGACCGGACGTGTTCGCCTCGTGCGCTGCCTTCGGAATAAGCTTAACGGGCCTGCGCCATGTGCTTATCACGCACAGCCACCTGGACCATTTCAGTCCGGATAACCTGAAGCTGAGAGCCCGCGGGTTCCGGCTTGAGACCGAGCTTCCCGAGATTGATGCCGCCGGTCCTCCTTCCGTATGGATGAAATGGGAGGAATCGGGCGGGTCCGACCGGGAGGCCGGCATTCGGAGACGGCCGGTCCTGCCCGGGAGCCGTTTCGAGCTGGGTGCCTACCGGATCCGTTCCCTGCCGGCCGTGCACCAGCTTCGCACCGGGGACGCAATGAACTACGTGATAGACGACGGAACGGCCACTCTGCTGTACGCCTCGGATACCGGTTATTACGAAGAAGAGGTGTGGAAGGAATTGGAGGGGTACCGGTTCGATACCGTGATTATGGAGGGAACGCTCGGTTTCCGATCCTCCGGCAGGGAGCACCTGAATTTCGGCGACCTCGGCCGCATGATGGAGCGACTGGAGAAGATAGGGGCCATCGGGAGGGAAACGGTCCGAATCGCTACCCATTTTTCCCATCAGAGCGTGGAGCCGTACGAGGAAACCTGCCGGACCTTGAAGGCCATGGGAATCGAGTGTGCCTTTGACGGGCTCACCCGGCAGGCGGGGAACCGGTCCCGCTGATTTGGCGCAGGGCACAGCCGCATTCCCAAAAGGCCAACCGGAGACCTCCGGTCGGCCTGCCCATAAGAAAAGTCAACCCGTCACGGGTTGACTTTTTCTTTTGTTACTTGATTTTCTTTTCATCCAGGTATTGGAGCCACTGCTTCTTGTATTCGGCTTGGATCTTCTCTAGGCCGGCCGCTTTCGCTTTCTCCATGAAGATCTTCAGTCCGCCTTCCACATCGTCGACGAGACCCATTTCAAGCGGTTTCAAATATTGCTTCTCGACTTGCTCCAGGGCGGCCTTCTCGGCTTGGTAGGACGTATAATCTTCCGCGAAGCCGGAGTAGATGTCCGGTTTGGAGATTTTGTCCAGCTGGCTGAAAATTTCCTTCACGCCGTCATAGCCTTTGTCGAACAGCATGTATTCGGGGTTTCTCCACGACCAGCCGTTCATGGCCTCGCGAGGGAAACCGTTCGTCTTGGCGTCGCCAATCATCTGATAGTAACCGTTCTCGACCTTATAGTTGGTTCCCTCGATGCCGTACTCGGTCAGCTGGTTGTACCGCTTGTCGGTGACGAGCTTCTCGTAGAAAGCGATCGCGCGGTCGGCGTGCTTGCTGCTCTTCGGAATGGCGAATCCGTTTCCGATCGGATTGACGGGAGTCGCATACCCTTTAATGAACGGGAACGGGGAGTAAGCCAGCTTCCAATCCGGATGACCCGCTTGGGTCTTCGTGTTCATGTCGTTAAACATGGACGGGTTGTGGGACATGAGTGCGGCGGATTTGCCGTTGATAACCAGGTTGTTGGCGAGCTCCTTCTCGTTCAGGACGTTTTTGGACCAGAAGCCTTTGTCCGCCCACTCCTTGGCGACCTTCAAGCCGGCCAGATGCTCGGGAGATCCCCAGAACGAAGTCATTTCCTGAGGCTTGGTGTATGGCGCGGTTACACCGTAAGGAAAGGAACCGGCCGGATTGACCTTCAGTTCTTTGTAGTTGTTCATGTTGAAACCGGAAGCGAGCGGGAACAAGTCCTTCTCGTTCTTCTTGATTCCGTCGAGGTAAGCCCCGAAGGTTTCGATGGAATCGGGCTTAGGCAGGTTGTACTTCTGGCGCAGGTCCTCCCGGTAAATGAAGCCGCCGGTCGTATACTCCTTGTACGTGGACGGAACGGTATAAATCTTGCCGTCGATGCGGGCCGTTTCCCACATGTCCTTCGGCACGAAGCTGTTCAGCTTAGGGGCATACTTCGGAACGAGCTCATCGAGCGGCTGGAAGGCACCCTTCTTCGCGTACTGCTGGTAGCCGAACCAGTTGGCCGTGTAGATTAAGTCAATGTTTTGGCCTGAGGTCAGAAGGAGCTTGTACTTGGTGGTGTTGTCGGTCCAGGGAATGTAGTTGAATTTGACGGTTGCGTTCAGGTCCTTAAGGGCCATCTCGTTGATCTTGCCTTCAATCACCGGCAGATCCTTCGGCGCTTCGCCGAGCATGTACAGTTGAAGCTCGACCTTCTCGGATGTATCCAAGCCTCCGTTTGCGGTTGGGGCTGTCGTGGCCCCGGCTTTGGGTTCCGAGCCGCCGCATCCGGCCATCAGGCCGGAGAATAATG contains:
- a CDS encoding carbohydrate ABC transporter permease — its product is MVTQTTLKSGGRIRQSAGDRVLDLFIYVWLIFVAMLVLYPLVYVFSASISNPEHVVTGKMWLIPMDFTSVGYTKLLQDKDVLLGYRNTLFYVSAGTLVNVVMTVLAAYPLSRRDFVGRGAITAFFAFTLFFSGGLIPTYLLIKSLHMVNTFWAIIIPTAVSVLNIVIMRTSLEHGIPNELIESASMDGCGDLRMLFRIVLPLSLPILAVMVLYYAVWNWNTYFNAMIYLNDREKFPLQLFLRDILVRGEFNELQTGEFSIQRVLEGETIKYAMVIVANLPMLLLYPFLQKYFVKGVLIGAIKG
- a CDS encoding type 2 periplasmic-binding domain-containing protein, with the translated sequence MKARKALPPVLAAVMAASLAAGCSDKGGEAGATPKTGERAKDVNTTGFPIVKEPIKLTVFAARADSAPVNWNEVEIWKEYAKMTNVTVDWQLSPASDAAALTQKRNVLMASGDLPDFFHTARFSTTDIANYGSQGLLIPLNDLIDKYAPNVKKLFETNPEVKKGLTMPDGKIYSLPTFYDPSFRSVVIGSEFWINKKFLDALGMKEPTTTEEYYQYLKAVKTQDPNKNGKNDEIPFAASGVLGGIGIVDALKGAWGLGNHGNTHGRVDMDPKTNKLRFEPADPGYKELLEYLNRLYKEDLFIPDIMTIKGPEMLAKGKEGLYGSFVHINEKSSFGTDTNSYVGMTALKGPHGDQVFSRARSPLIDIGAFAISNKNKYPEATIRWVDYFYSEEGSKMFFMGIKDKSYVEKPDGTLDYSDELKKDKEAQKKYVTFAGGFYPAMLTKKTYFGGESFPENQEAVKKIDPYYPKEVWPAFTYTQEELARFTPLTNDINKYVDEMTVKFIMGNAPFSEWDNYLATLKKMGLDDYMKIYTAAYERYKK
- a CDS encoding DUF4091 domain-containing protein, which translates into the protein MLRKPLSVLSSAVLLAALLAPVTKADTSPDFSVWVPTNSEKVLRDQAFPAGAEAGSQHLEMGAARNEYESGQVIVKAGDTPLRKLQVSVSELKQTNGSAKIRSEDIQLFREHYIQVTKPTTGAFPAGWYPDALIPLDGFLDVPANQNQGIWIKVKVPKGQEPGDYTGTVTLHETGNPIVIPVRLTVWDFELTDESHSETAFTLWGDQISYAHNGVQGEEFWKLLDKYYWASVDSRIVPSYLPVPTGDIDQFIQLAEPYILNPKVTSYRLPLYLDAQSQPDWAKTKLLVDRLREKGLLAKAFFYLGGQIDEPAPAVFPKVRDYAQKMKEIAPDVRHFVTTQPTDELVPDVNNWIALINKYDKDYAQERQAAGDHVWWYTSVNPKHPFPSYHIDDELLSARLLSWMQKDYGVEGNLFWSTTIFKKYDGKQYVPRDVWTDPLAFPGANGDGYLFYPGTQLGIDGPVGTIRLEAIREGMEDYEYLWQLEQHIKETAARLGVKDYPVHDSLQFYYDRLYKNIRSFADDPANLLDVRADVAEEITSTDKGPLALVGVTGTGGTRQLTIHTEPGAEVRLGDRVLAPSEKGASYDKFTAEVAVHNGPNEAVLTITRDGVSRTLTKIIQVNGEEPTVPVVFQNAETPADLQKLTSSTVNLSLSDEYVTNGQHSLKAEFRGGVKFPNFRLMDAGKGIPTGDWSPYKALEFDVHNVGETANFYVKFHQTNGKTDDTFIQFVRPDRSKTVHIDLSDIALDLTQMKGIEIWMWQQPAAKVLYFDNFRFLTTASGT
- a CDS encoding MBL fold metallo-hydrolase — protein: MRFTFLGTGAAEGIPSPFCSCPACTDARLTGGKNVRRRQSVLINDDLLVDLGPDVFASCAAFGISLTGLRHVLITHSHLDHFSPDNLKLRARGFRLETELPEIDAAGPPSVWMKWEESGGSDREAGIRRRPVLPGSRFELGAYRIRSLPAVHQLRTGDAMNYVIDDGTATLLYASDTGYYEEEVWKELEGYRFDTVIMEGTLGFRSSGREHLNFGDLGRMMERLEKIGAIGRETVRIATHFSHQSVEPYEETCRTLKAMGIECAFDGLTRQAGNRSR
- a CDS encoding extracellular solute-binding protein; translated protein: MSSKAVKWGALGASLALFSGLMAGCGGSEPKAGATTAPTANGGLDTSEKVELQLYMLGEAPKDLPVIEGKINEMALKDLNATVKFNYIPWTDNTTKYKLLLTSGQNIDLIYTANWFGYQQYAKKGAFQPLDELVPKYAPKLNSFVPKDMWETARIDGKIYTVPSTYKEYTTGGFIYREDLRQKYNLPKPDSIETFGAYLDGIKKNEKDLFPLASGFNMNNYKELKVNPAGSFPYGVTAPYTKPQEMTSFWGSPEHLAGLKVAKEWADKGFWSKNVLNEKELANNLVINGKSAALMSHNPSMFNDMNTKTQAGHPDWKLAYSPFPFIKGYATPVNPIGNGFAIPKSSKHADRAIAFYEKLVTDKRYNQLTEYGIEGTNYKVENGYYQMIGDAKTNGFPREAMNGWSWRNPEYMLFDKGYDGVKEIFSQLDKISKPDIYSGFAEDYTSYQAEKAALEQVEKQYLKPLEMGLVDDVEGGLKIFMEKAKAAGLEKIQAEYKKQWLQYLDEKKIK